In Brassica oleracea var. oleracea cultivar TO1000 unplaced genomic scaffold, BOL UnpScaffold01361, whole genome shotgun sequence, a single window of DNA contains:
- the LOC106321261 gene encoding uncharacterized protein LOC106321261: protein MIGMRCIVFNCEWYDNVVGRGVSTDAFGVTSVHSRRRLDFYDPFILASQADQVCYIRYPRIRQRNDPWIVVMSINPRSRVQGVFDPLQQQLTEEDGEIGEFDEDNSDSSCSSSDNSSDGE from the exons ATGATTGGCATGAGATGTATTGTCTTCAACTGTGAGTGGTACGACAACGTTGTTGGTCGCGGAGTAAGCACTGACGCATTCGGTGTTACATCTGTACATTCGCGACGACGACTGGATTTTTACGATCCATTCATTCTTGCTTCACAAGCTGACCAG gtTTGCTATATTCGTTATCCGCGGATTAGGCAAAGGAACGATCCTTGGATCGTTGTCATGTCAATAAATCCCAGAAGCCGAGTACAAGGAGTATTTGATCCACTACAACAACAATTAACCGAAGAGGACGGCGAGATTGGAGAGTTTGACGAAGACAATTCAGAttcatcatgttcatcatcagatAATTCCTCAGATGGAGAGTAG